A portion of the Micromonospora tarapacensis genome contains these proteins:
- a CDS encoding TetR/AcrR family transcriptional regulator: MSGVEHGDAAPGGDAIVTTAWQLAEAEGWAAVTTRRLAERADVDLGALYERFADRDAVVVAVAVRGFADLAAALAGARGAAGRPAQVWPAVMGAYLDFAYANPEVYDAMFAHTPELTLGAEQVPETVAATFGELRAALDPLAAGRDADTLAELGWSLLHGMVMLTRGGRLRPEAQEQRDQLLGAHLFDPR, translated from the coding sequence GTGTCCGGAGTCGAGCACGGAGACGCAGCGCCGGGCGGCGATGCGATCGTCACCACCGCCTGGCAGCTGGCCGAGGCGGAGGGGTGGGCGGCGGTGACCACCCGACGGCTGGCCGAACGCGCCGATGTCGACCTCGGCGCGCTCTACGAACGCTTCGCCGACCGGGACGCGGTGGTGGTCGCGGTCGCGGTGCGGGGCTTCGCCGACCTGGCCGCCGCGCTGGCCGGCGCACGTGGCGCGGCCGGCCGGCCCGCCCAGGTGTGGCCTGCGGTGATGGGCGCCTACCTGGACTTCGCGTACGCCAACCCGGAGGTGTACGACGCGATGTTCGCGCACACCCCGGAGTTGACCCTCGGCGCCGAGCAGGTGCCCGAGACGGTCGCGGCGACCTTCGGCGAACTGCGCGCGGCGCTGGACCCGCTGGCCGCCGGGCGCGACGCCGACACCCTGGCCGAGCTGGGCTGGAGCCTGCTGCACGGGATGGTGATGCTCACCCGGGGCGGCCGGCTGCGCCCCGAGGCGCAGGAACAACGAGACCAACTACTCGGCGCGCACCTCTTCGACCCCCGCTGA
- a CDS encoding acetyltransferase: MAELVIRPLVAGEEELFDSMPDPLPQLRQVGYADGIAGGGYRPEHTWIALRAGRVVGRAAWLLPPGSVGEPWLERFDLDPMPGVDPVAGNGAMPAAAAVSGVGAVSGVGAAAEVGAALLRAGHEALGGPKIYYAALPAYWRRQPPVRAVAQAPMAAARLAGLVERGERLRFSWTGGPLPTVSGRFSFRPAADRTEINALVARVAEPDVLTGAETARQVSGVDLARDPLAWLTGPAGNWRVALDGGEPVGVAATAGDACYPMIAYLGLLDVPARDGAARDSAAGNSAARGSTAGDSIAGGGVAQGAAVRSGGAVLAGAVRGELLADAVATLAGGGAYEVVADTDARRVAVVAELERTGFRRIRSRVVFAPA, translated from the coding sequence ATGGCCGAACTGGTCATCCGCCCGCTCGTTGCGGGCGAGGAGGAACTGTTCGACTCGATGCCCGACCCGCTGCCGCAACTGCGCCAGGTCGGTTACGCCGACGGGATAGCCGGTGGCGGCTACCGACCCGAGCACACCTGGATAGCGCTACGCGCCGGCCGGGTCGTCGGCCGGGCCGCCTGGCTCCTGCCGCCCGGTTCCGTCGGGGAGCCGTGGCTGGAACGCTTCGACCTGGACCCGATGCCCGGGGTCGATCCCGTGGCGGGGAACGGTGCCATGCCGGCGGCAGCCGCCGTGTCGGGAGTCGGTGCCGTGTCGGGGGTCGGTGCCGCTGCTGAGGTGGGTGCGGCGTTGCTGCGCGCCGGCCACGAGGCGCTCGGCGGTCCGAAGATCTACTACGCGGCGTTGCCGGCGTACTGGCGCCGGCAACCGCCGGTGCGGGCCGTGGCCCAGGCACCGATGGCGGCGGCCCGGCTCGCCGGCCTGGTCGAGCGGGGGGAGCGGCTGAGGTTCAGCTGGACGGGTGGACCCCTGCCGACCGTGTCCGGCCGGTTCTCCTTCCGGCCGGCCGCCGACCGAACGGAGATCAACGCTTTGGTGGCCCGCGTCGCCGAGCCCGACGTGCTGACCGGTGCGGAGACGGCGCGGCAGGTGTCCGGTGTGGACCTGGCCCGGGATCCGCTGGCCTGGCTGACCGGCCCGGCCGGGAACTGGCGCGTGGCGCTGGACGGCGGCGAACCGGTCGGGGTGGCGGCGACGGCGGGTGACGCCTGCTATCCGATGATCGCCTACCTCGGCCTGCTCGACGTGCCGGCCCGGGACGGCGCCGCCCGGGACAGCGCGGCCGGGAACAGCGCGGCCCGGGGCAGCACTGCCGGGGACAGCATTGCCGGGGGCGGGGTTGCCCAGGGCGCGGCGGTCCGGTCCGGCGGCGCGGTGCTGGCCGGCGCGGTGCGCGGCGAGCTGCTGGCCGACGCGGTTGCGACGCTGGCCGGGGGCGGAGCGTACGAGGTGGTCGCGGACACGGACGCGCGCCGCGTGGCGGTGGTGGCGGAACTGGAACGGACCGGCTTTCGGCGGATCCGCTCCAGGGTGGTCTTCGCGCCGGCCTGA
- a CDS encoding HAD family hydrolase: MLVFDADDTLWENNVVFERVIDDFLEWLAHPTLDRRQLRGVLDDIERANAVTHGYGSKVFLRSLRECLERLRQRPATAAERREIDELAVALVTHQVELMPGVADALDKLAGRHELLLLTKGEREEQQRKLDACGLLHHFVAAHIVPEKTVETYRRLAREHAVDPARVWMIGNSPRSDILPARAAGWNAVFIPNANTWVLEHDELDPADAGVLHLSAFPDLLRHF; this comes from the coding sequence GTGCTGGTCTTCGACGCCGACGACACGCTCTGGGAGAACAATGTCGTCTTCGAACGGGTGATCGACGACTTCCTGGAGTGGCTGGCGCATCCGACCCTCGACCGGAGGCAGCTGCGGGGTGTCCTCGACGACATTGAACGGGCCAACGCGGTCACCCACGGCTACGGCAGCAAGGTGTTCCTGCGCAGCCTGCGGGAGTGCCTGGAACGGCTGCGCCAGCGGCCGGCCACCGCGGCGGAGCGCCGCGAGATCGACGAGCTGGCGGTGGCGTTGGTGACCCACCAGGTCGAGCTGATGCCGGGGGTGGCCGACGCCCTGGACAAGTTGGCCGGCCGGCACGAGCTGCTGCTGCTGACCAAGGGCGAGCGCGAGGAGCAGCAGCGCAAGCTGGACGCCTGCGGGCTGCTGCACCACTTCGTGGCCGCGCACATCGTGCCGGAGAAGACCGTCGAAACCTACCGTCGGCTGGCACGCGAGCATGCCGTCGACCCGGCCCGGGTCTGGATGATCGGTAACTCGCCGCGCTCGGACATCCTGCCCGCCCGGGCGGCCGGCTGGAACGCGGTGTTCATCCCCAACGCCAACACCTGGGTGCTGGAGCACGACGAGCTGGATCCGGCGGACGCCGGCGTGCTGCACCTGAGCGCCTTCCCGGATCTGCTGCGCCACTTCTGA
- a CDS encoding RusA family crossover junction endodeoxyribonuclease — protein MQDTRALTLTFEVSGLPPIKTEALSIFAAGHRQATRVRALLQAACAAAQQTGWTPLSGPVEIDLTLRCPPGHRTSDASTLLGGVCAVLQDKKRVSSIGLTHLGVLVDVALYDDDRQIRRLSYAEEPAEEFSYLVRVAAVPDGV, from the coding sequence GTGCAGGACACCCGCGCTCTCACCCTGACGTTCGAGGTGAGCGGCCTGCCACCGATCAAGACCGAGGCGCTGTCCATCTTCGCCGCCGGGCACCGGCAGGCGACGAGGGTACGCGCCCTGCTACAGGCCGCCTGTGCAGCCGCGCAGCAGACCGGCTGGACCCCGCTGTCCGGCCCGGTCGAGATCGACCTGACCCTGCGCTGCCCGCCCGGGCACCGCACCTCCGACGCCAGCACCCTGCTGGGCGGGGTGTGTGCGGTGCTCCAGGACAAGAAGCGGGTTTCCAGCATCGGCCTGACCCACCTCGGCGTGCTGGTCGACGTCGCCCTCTACGACGACGACCGGCAGATCCGCCGGCTGTCCTATGCCGAGGAGCCGGCCGAGGAATTCTCGTACCTGGTACGCGTCGCGGCCGTACCGGACGGGGTTTGA
- a CDS encoding VOC family protein, producing the protein MIARFKDLCLDAADAHALGGFWARVLDGELVDTGDGDTRVDPRRAGSGAESIWVNRVPEPRTVKTRVHLDLRLTGASPAALLAAGARLVREPDAEIDRWVLADPDGNLFCAFAAGGDSRPGPFELVVDAADPTAQATWWAGVVGGEVASGEHGHASVVGAAGFPWDHWVFDPVPERKTVKNRMHWDVDLTAAGPTALIRAGATLLREPDDTVSWWVLADPEGNEFCAFPPRATD; encoded by the coding sequence ATGATCGCACGCTTCAAGGATCTCTGCCTCGACGCCGCCGACGCCCACGCCCTCGGCGGGTTCTGGGCCCGGGTGCTCGACGGGGAGTTGGTCGACACCGGCGACGGTGACACCCGGGTCGATCCGCGCCGGGCCGGTTCGGGCGCCGAGTCGATCTGGGTCAACCGGGTGCCGGAGCCGCGTACCGTCAAGACCCGCGTCCATCTCGACCTGCGGCTGACCGGGGCGAGCCCGGCGGCGCTGCTGGCGGCCGGGGCGAGGCTGGTCCGGGAGCCGGACGCGGAGATCGACCGGTGGGTGCTGGCCGACCCCGACGGGAACCTGTTCTGCGCCTTCGCCGCCGGTGGCGACTCCCGTCCCGGGCCGTTCGAGCTCGTGGTGGACGCCGCCGACCCGACCGCCCAGGCCACCTGGTGGGCCGGCGTGGTCGGTGGCGAGGTGGCGAGCGGCGAGCACGGGCACGCGTCGGTCGTCGGTGCGGCCGGTTTTCCCTGGGACCACTGGGTCTTCGACCCCGTGCCCGAGCGCAAGACCGTCAAGAACCGGATGCACTGGGACGTCGACCTGACCGCCGCCGGGCCGACCGCGTTGATCAGGGCCGGTGCGACCCTGCTGCGGGAGCCGGACGACACGGTGTCGTGGTGGGTGCTGGCCGACCCGGAGGGCAACGAGTTCTGCGCCTTCCCGCCACGTGCCACCGACTGA
- a CDS encoding DUF397 domain-containing protein, whose product MTGANWRTSTRSGANGGACVEVADNLSGVVLVRDTKDRDGGTLQFDPRSWQSFVTLATRIGPVG is encoded by the coding sequence ATGACCGGTGCCAACTGGCGCACGTCGACTCGTTCGGGGGCCAACGGCGGAGCGTGCGTCGAGGTGGCCGACAACCTCTCCGGCGTCGTCCTGGTCCGCGACACCAAGGACCGCGACGGCGGCACCCTCCAGTTCGACCCACGCTCGTGGCAGTCGTTCGTAACGCTGGCGACGCGGATCGGCCCGGTGGGCTGA
- a CDS encoding helix-turn-helix domain-containing protein: MGSAMKYVVMEFRLFRISLGLGQEDFGRAIGYSASHVSAVETGGRPPTADYAMAVDRSYDPAFDKTDGGRFARMVRELSKIDNDPAWLREWGEWESEARLLRWYEPAYVPGILQTEAYARATLADGLLAPDEVEHRVTSRLERQRILTQDNPVPLVAVLDVMVLRRQINGHPGVMREQLDHIVKMAELPHVQILVVTEEAGVYPGLQGGFILATLPDGSVVAYLDHQVDAQVVTQPDRLATLQRIWEVVRGEALSRRQSLDRIKEVAQTWK; the protein is encoded by the coding sequence ATGGGCAGCGCGATGAAGTACGTAGTGATGGAGTTTCGCCTTTTCCGCATCTCGCTGGGCCTCGGCCAGGAGGACTTCGGCCGGGCGATCGGATATTCGGCGTCACACGTCAGCGCGGTGGAGACGGGTGGCCGGCCGCCCACCGCCGACTACGCCATGGCGGTCGACCGCAGTTACGACCCCGCCTTCGACAAGACGGACGGTGGGCGGTTCGCCCGGATGGTCCGGGAGCTGTCCAAGATTGACAACGACCCGGCGTGGCTGCGCGAATGGGGTGAATGGGAGAGCGAGGCGCGCCTGCTGCGCTGGTACGAGCCCGCCTATGTGCCCGGCATCCTCCAGACCGAGGCATATGCCCGCGCGACGCTCGCCGACGGTCTGCTCGCGCCCGACGAGGTCGAGCACCGGGTGACCTCGCGGCTGGAGCGGCAGCGGATCCTGACCCAGGACAACCCGGTCCCGCTGGTCGCGGTGCTCGACGTGATGGTCCTCCGGCGGCAGATCAACGGGCACCCCGGGGTCATGAGGGAGCAACTCGACCACATCGTGAAGATGGCCGAGCTGCCGCACGTGCAAATCCTCGTGGTAACCGAGGAGGCGGGTGTCTACCCTGGACTACAGGGAGGCTTCATCCTGGCGACGCTGCCCGACGGCTCGGTGGTCGCGTACCTCGATCATCAGGTCGACGCGCAGGTCGTCACCCAGCCGGACCGGCTTGCTACGCTCCAGCGGATATGGGAGGTCGTCAGGGGCGAGGCCCTCTCGCGCAGGCAGTCCCTCGATCGGATCAAGGAAGTGGCGCAGACATGGAAATGA
- a CDS encoding cupin domain-containing protein, which produces MSLSLILPPDGVADLMDHWPDEPRVYQRPRTSLDVTVTPERLYEWIDTGCVPADEIAAIKAPAPALNARSWTTNGRTDALRLRRLYERGHTIRLGNLQRVMPYLAGLARAIQAETGYSNYVHAFLTPGREQGLRHHWDQQMAVIVQLAGVKRWELWPPVVEAPMREHLESFRVWKDSYLDEWRAAGPDLTVDLQPGESMLLPRGWVHNPFNPADRPSLHLTFAIRERTPYWITEKLTGGAIEEVAFRQIILPGQIHGDALPATVAETRDALVAYLQGLDAGKMAETLRDLARTELEYTT; this is translated from the coding sequence GTGTCGCTCAGCCTCATACTTCCCCCGGACGGAGTCGCAGACCTGATGGACCACTGGCCCGACGAGCCGCGCGTCTACCAGCGCCCGCGCACCAGCCTGGACGTGACTGTCACACCCGAACGGCTCTACGAGTGGATCGACACCGGCTGTGTCCCGGCCGACGAGATCGCCGCCATCAAGGCCCCCGCCCCGGCGCTGAACGCCCGGTCCTGGACCACGAACGGGCGCACCGACGCCCTCCGACTGCGCCGGCTCTACGAGCGGGGCCACACCATCCGCCTCGGCAACCTCCAGCGGGTGATGCCCTACCTGGCGGGACTGGCGAGGGCCATCCAGGCGGAGACCGGCTACTCGAACTACGTCCACGCCTTTCTCACCCCCGGCCGAGAGCAGGGGCTCCGCCACCACTGGGACCAGCAGATGGCCGTCATCGTCCAGCTCGCCGGGGTCAAGCGGTGGGAGCTGTGGCCACCGGTGGTGGAAGCACCCATGCGGGAACACCTGGAGTCCTTCCGGGTGTGGAAGGACAGCTACCTGGACGAGTGGCGGGCCGCCGGCCCGGATCTGACAGTCGACCTTCAGCCAGGTGAGTCGATGCTCCTGCCGAGAGGTTGGGTGCACAACCCGTTCAACCCGGCCGATCGGCCCAGCCTGCACCTGACCTTCGCGATCCGCGAACGCACGCCCTACTGGATCACGGAGAAGCTGACCGGCGGCGCGATCGAGGAGGTGGCCTTCCGGCAGATCATCCTGCCGGGCCAGATCCACGGCGACGCCCTGCCCGCGACCGTCGCGGAGACCCGCGACGCCCTGGTCGCCTACCTTCAGGGCCTCGACGCAGGAAAGATGGCCGAGACCCTGCGCGACCTCGCGCGGACCGAGCTGGAGTACACCACCTAG